The proteins below are encoded in one region of Sphaerodactylus townsendi isolate TG3544 linkage group LG06, MPM_Stown_v2.3, whole genome shotgun sequence:
- the LOC125435008 gene encoding RNA binding protein fox-1 homolog 2-like, with the protein MEKKKMVTQGNQEPTATPDTMVQPFTTIPFPPPPQNGIPTEYGVPHTQDYAGQTSEHNLTIYGNTQAHGEQNTNSATTQNGSLTV; encoded by the coding sequence ggTAACCAGGAGCCGACAGCCACTCCTGACACAATGGTCCAGCCATTCACAACAATCCCattcccacctcccccacagaATGGGATCCCCACAGAGTATGGGGTGCCCCACACTCAGGACTATGCAGGCCAGACCAGCGAGCACAATCTGACAATCTATGGCAATACACAGGCGCATGGAGAGCAAAACACGAATTCAGCCACTACACAGAATGGCTCACTTACGGTATGA